One stretch of Zingiber officinale cultivar Zhangliang chromosome 6B, Zo_v1.1, whole genome shotgun sequence DNA includes these proteins:
- the LOC121992334 gene encoding probable apyrase 6, with protein MDFSSLQSRPSSSSSSSLGSGGAYIPPHRTQLHPRLYYSAPSSVASRSLPLGGGGRRWILAAGLLILPFLFYLLAAAGRTHVSAHFDAPRPRGFGLVIGASSAGSRIHVFEFLNEGRISFVGSDGGASVSLQVRPGLGAFGAAPEDAGGSIVKLLEFAKRRVPRAEWRKTKVMLIENGGLEKLPLRVRLAIMDSCRRALRSSGFMFVNEWASSITGQDKGIYAWIAANYVLGTLGGNRQETVGIIELGGASTQITFAPEEPPSTEFSRMLKFPGVTYNLYSKSIHQFGQDVAWESLMHLHNYSTTGTASSYIEETIQFSCLPKAYNQSFIVMKSSIVSQKNISVEAENRFATCRSKAYMLLQGQGICSNSQCEILQRFKTEFKGMLESRQKFYFVSELFGMTPKASLLDVEAAGRHYCEDNWDSLKEAHPSIHEMDLMKYCFSSAFMVSLLHDGLGVPMDEKQIGFADSTGGSPLDWTLGAFVLQTVYQPELDPENFPNIAGSDTLTFILLFAIVLLVILSVFYVSNWRKPRSKTIYDLEKGRYIVTHMPA; from the exons ATGGATTTCTCCTCCCTCCAGTCTCgcccttcttcctcctcatcgtCCTCTCTCGGCTCCGGCGGCGCCTACATCCCGCCGCACCGCACCCAGCTCCACCCCCGCCTGTACTACTCGGCCCCTTCCTCCGTCGCCTCCCGTTCCCTCCCCCTTGGCGGAGGCGGCCGCCGCTGGATTCTCGCTGCGGGTCTCCTCATCCTCCCTTTCCTATTCTACCTCTTAGCCGCCGCCGGGCGGACCCACGTCTCGGCTCATTTCGACGCTCCCCGCCCCAGGGGATTCGGCCTCGTCATCGGTGCCAGTTCGGCTGGGTCCCGGATCCACGTCTTCGAGTTCCTCAACGAAGGTAGGATCTCCTTCGTCGGCTCCGATGGCGGGGCGTCGGTGTCGCTGCAGGTGAGGCCCGGTTTGGGCGCGTTCGGCGCGGCGCCGGAGGATGCCGGCGGGTCAATCGTCAAGCTGCTGGAATTCGCCAAGCGGAGGGTTCCGAGAGCGGAATGGAGGAAGACGAAGGTGATGCTGATCGAGAATGGAGGGTTGGAGAAACTTCCCTTGCGAGTGAGGTTGGCAATTATGGACTCTTGCAGGAGGGCTTTGAGATCGTCTGGATTTATGTTCGTAAACGAGTGGGCTTCCTCCATCACAG GTCAAGATAAAGGGATCTATGCTTGGATTGCTGCCAACTATGTCCTTGGTACATTAGGAGGTAATCGTCAAGAAACTGTGGGGATCATTGAACTTGGTGGGGCTTCGACACAG ATCACATTTGCTCCAGAAGAGCCACCTTCCACGGAGTTCTCTAGAATGCTTAAATTTCCTGGTGTTACTTATAACCTTTATAGCAAAAGCATTCACCAATTTGGTCAG GATGTAGCTTGGGAGTCATTAATGCATTTGCATAACTACAGTACGACTGGGACAG CTTCAAGCTATATTGAGGAAACTATCCAATTTTCATGCCTCCCAAAAGCATACAACCAAAGTTTTATTGTGATGAAATCATCTATAGTATCTCAGAAGAACATTTCAGTTGAAGCAGAGAACAGATTTGCTACGTGTAGATCAAAGGCCTATATGTTGTTACAAGGACAAG GTATCTGTTCAAATTCCCAATGTGAAATTTTACAAAGATTTAAGACTGAATTTAAAGGAATGCTGGAATCCCGGCAGAAATTTTACTTTGTTTCCGAG TTATTTGGGATGACACCAAAGGCTTCCTTGTTAGATGTAGAAGCTGCTGGACGACATTATTGCGAAGACAATTGGGATAGTCTAAAAGAAGCACATCCCAGCATCCATGAGATGGACCTCATGAAATATTGTTTTTCATCAGCTTTCATGGTGTCTCTATTACATGATGGTCTTGGAGTTCCCATGGATGAAAAACA GATAGGGTTTGCTGATTCCACCGGAGGCAGTCCTCTGGATTGGACATTAGGTGCATTTGTACTGCAGACAGTGTACCAGCCCGAGTTAGATCCTGAAAACTTCCCAAATATTGCCGGGAGCGATACATTAACGTTCATTTTATTGTTTGCGATAGTTCTTCTTGTAATTCTCTCTGTATTCTATGTATCTAATTGGCGAAAACCAAGGTCGAAGACTATTTATGACCTAGAGAAGGGGCGTTACATAGTTACCCATATGCCTGCCTGA